GCTGGCGATGGTGGAAGACTCGCATTCCGCGCTGGTCGCCTGGATCGAGTCCGCGGCCCCCTCCCAACCCGCCCTCTTCTAGCTGTTTCAACTGCAGCCCCGCCCCTCATCGAGTTCGGTCGGTATAACCATCGAGTTCGGTCGGTATAACCATCGAGTTCGGTCGGTATAACCATCGAGTTCGGTCGGTATAACCATCGAGTTCGGTCGGTATAACCATCGAGTTCGGTCGGTATAACCGGCTCTTCGTATTTGGGGGTGTGGTGGGTTGACGAGTGGTGGTGGTTGGTGGGTTCGTGTCGACGGTTCGTGGCTTGGACCGTCTTGGGACCGTCTAGCTGTACTTGGATCGCCCGAGACGCAGTTTCAGGCGGTTGAGCTGGGGATACTGCGGTCGGGCTGGAGGATCGGGGTCCGGCTGGAGGCGCGCGGTCGAGCTGGAGGATTGGGGTTCAGGTAGGCGTATTTCCTTAGCCGCGGGACCCGCTGGCTTCGTGTACGTGGACAGCCGCACGGTTGGGGGCCGGGACCTGCGCTTTCACCGCTGGCCGGTATACGTGGAGAGCCACAGGTCTGGTTCCCGCGTCTGCGGGGCTGGTATGACTGGGATGACTCCATTGAATCGTCGCCGGCCGCCAACACCACCGGCCCGAGAACCTCCCTAACGGCCCGGGAGTCTCCCCGCCGGCCCGAGAGTCTCCCCACCGAGTCGGGATCCTCCTCATTGGCCTGGGAGCGTTCCCTGTTCGGTATACCAATGGACCACCTGTCTGCGGTTGGACCGTCTGGCTGCCGTTGGACCCCCTGAAACGCGCTGTTATGTCTCAGGACATCGGTGACAGTTCTGTCTCAGGACATCGGTGACAGTTCTGGCTGTTTGGGTGGCGGTGCTACTGCCGTCCTGAGCACGCCTCATCCAAGGGCGCGACCAAAGTCGTGGTGGCGCCCATAGGAGCAGCCCCTGTGACACGCTGGCCTATAGCACCATGTTTGACCCGAGTCCCCGGGCCCTCTAGAGCGCTGCTCGGCAGTGTGTACTCGACGGCTACCCCGGGCCTTGCAGGGCTAATTCGCGTCCTGGAGCCACTGCCACCCCGACACTTAAAACACTCCCGCCCACCCGAGCAGACCCCGCCTGCCCGAAGACGACCTCGTTCGCCCGAGCACGACTCCGCTCGCCCAAACCGCCACACCCTCAAACCCAAGAGCCCAATATGGTTGATGAGGCTCCCAGCACGGTTCGAGACCGGGACGGCATCGCCCCCTTTATCCGCGCTGTTCGGCGCCGGAGCCATCGGCACCGCGATCACCCGTCGCGTCACCAACGGAGGCCGGATCGTCGTTGCCGACCTGCGGCTTGAGAATGCACAAAAGGTCCGCGACCAACTGCTCGACGCCGGCTACAGCGCCGAGGCGATGACGACGGATCTGGCAGATCCTGTCTCGACCCGGGCTCTGGCGGAGCACGCCGCTTCGCTCGGGCCGGTCACCCGGGTCATCCTCGCCGGCGGGGTGTCGCCGTCGCAGGCCGATATCCCCACCATTTTGCGGGTAGACCTGTACGGCTTCGCCGTCGCGATGGAGGAATTCGGCAAGGTCGTCGCCCCGGGAGGCTCCGGCGTCGTCATCTCCAGTCAGTCCGGCTACCGCATGCCCGCGCTCACCCGTGAGCAAGACGCCCTGCTGGCGACCACCTCCGTGGACGAGCTGCTTGCACTGCCCTTGCTCGCCGACGGCGCCGTCACCTCCACCCTGCACGCCTACCAGATAGCCAAGCGTGCCAACGGCCTGCGCGTGCGGGCGAATGCTGTCACCTGGGGTGAGCGCGGCGCCCGCATCAATGCCATCAGCCCCGGCATCGTCATTACGCCGCTGGCACGCGACGAGCTTGAGGGTCCGCGTGGCTCCGGCTACCGCAAGCAGCTTGAGCTGTCCCCGGCCGGACGCGCGGGCACACCCGATGAGATCGCCGCGCTGGCTGGCTTCCTTATGGGGCCCGAGGCCGGTTACATCAACGGCGCTGATGTGCTGGCCGACGGCGGTGTCACGGCCTCCTGGTATTACGGGCCACTGTCGGCGGGCGGAGCGAACTGAGTAACGCGGCTGTTGCGTCATATCGACCGATCTCGGCGGTTACTTCTACCGACCTCGGCGGAGGAGCGCCGGGTAGGGGTACCTGGGTGAGGGATGCGGGGTGCGGGTAGGCTGCCGGGGTGCGCGTCGTCATCGCTTCCTGTTCCGTGGACTACTCCGGCCGTTTGGACGCCCATCTGCCCCGGGCCACCCGCCTGATCATGGTCAAGGCCGACGGCTCGGTGTTGGTCCACTCCGACGGCGGCTCCTACAAGCCGCTGAACTGGATGAGCCCGCCCGCCCGGCTGGCCGAGGTCGCCCCCGATGAGGAGGACGCCGAGGCCGGCGTCACCGCCCGGTGGGAGGTGACCGCCGCCAAGACCGATGACCGCCTGGTAATCCGGCTCTTCGAGATCATCTCTGACGCCAGCGTGGATCTCGGTGCCGACCCCGGACTGACCAAGGACGGGGTCGAGGCCCACCTGCAGGAACTGCTCGCCGAGCAGGTGGAGGTACTGGGCCCCGGTTTCCGCCTGGTGCGCCGCGAGTATCCCACCCCCATCGGTCCGGTCGACCTGCTGGTGCGCGACGCCGCCGGCGCCGCCTTCGCCGTGGAGGTCAAGCGCGTGGGCGGCATCGACGGCGTCGAGCAGCTGACCCGCTACCTGGATATGCTCGATCGCGACCCGCTGCTGACTCCGGTGCGCGGTATCCTTGCCGCCCAGCAGATCAAGCCGCAGGCGCGGGTGCTGGCCGAGGACCGCGGCATCCGCTGCGTGGTGCTGGACTACGACGCCATGCGCGGCCTGGATGATCCCTCCTCACGGTTGTTCTGATTGGACTGTGTGGCCGATAAGGCGCCCCGTGAACTGTCCACCGCCCCAGCGTTTAGCATCTGTACATGCCCGACGCACGCGTTGTCGCCGCCCCGCGCGAGATGTCCTACCTGCGCATCCTGGCCCAGGGGCTTGTCCCCGCCACCACCGCCCCTGATGTCGTTGAGGCGGTGCGCCGCCAGCTGGCCATGCAAGGGCAGCAGCCTTCCGCGGTCCCGCATGCGCTGATTGTCCGGGCCGACGGCGCCACGAGCTCCGGCGTCGATGCCGCCTTCGCTGCTGGACAACTGGTGCGCTCCTGGCCCATGCGTGGCACCGTCCACATCACCACCGCTGCCGATCACCACTGGCTGCGGGTGGCGCTCATGCATCGCACGGACGCCTGGACACGACAGAGCGAGGAGCGCCTAGGTATTGACGATTCCGTCGTAGGACGCGCCGCCGATGCCGCGCTGGCACTGATCGGGGAAGAGGGACCGGTGACCCGCGCGCGGTTGATTGAGGCCTGGCAGGAGATCGGCCTACTTGATGGCGGCTTGAACGGGGGGACGTCCGCCGCCGGTTCTTGGCATCGGCGGCACCTGCTGGTGCGGTTGCAGCGCGAGGGCATCCTCGTGCAGGGCCCCAGGCGCGGCAATGAGCACTTGGTCATCGACGCCCGCTCTTTGCCGGGCGCGGACACGGGGCCTGGTGGCGGCGGGGGCGTAGCACAGGGCGCCGCCGGGCATCGCGCCGCCCTGGCGGAGATCGCCAGGCGGTACGCCACCAGTCACGGGCCCGTGAGGGCGGCCGACCTGGCCCGCTGGACCACGCTGCCGCTTGCTCAGGCCACCCGTGCCCTGGAGGACGCCGTCGAGATCACCAATGCCGCCGCCCACCAGACGGACCTGACGGCCGCCCGCGTTCCACTGGCGCGTGCCTGCGCGGAGGGCGGGCTGCGGGGGAGCGTGCGCCTGCTGGGAGCCGGAGAATCGAGGCCGGCGCGTGAGGTGCTGTATCTGCGCGCCGACCTGCCTGAGTTGCTGGATAACAGTCGCCGCGCCGTCGGCCGCACTCTGTTCCTGCCCTCCTTCGACGAGCTGCATGTGGGCTACAAGGACCGGCTCTGCCTGACGGACGCCGCCGGCGAGCGGCTGATCTGCCCGGCGGCCAACGGCATGTTCCGGCCGCTGCTGGTGGACCGCGGGCGCGTAGTGGCGGTGCGGCCCGTGGGGGAGGGGCTGTTGTGGGCCGAGGACGCGCGCCGCTCGGCTCGGCTAGAGACCGCGGTGGAGCGGGCGGTGCGGCGTGTGGAGCGCCGGCTGCTTGGATGAGCGGTGCCACCGGACCGACAAAGCGCTGGTGCCGTGAGACAACAGACGTCTGATGTTCAGAGTTGTTGCGGTAGGCTCGCCCCATGAGCAACGCCGCCACGTCCGCTGACTCCTCACCGGCA
This genomic stretch from Actinomyces qiguomingii harbors:
- a CDS encoding SDR family oxidoreductase, whose product is MRLPARFETGTASPPLSALFGAGAIGTAITRRVTNGGRIVVADLRLENAQKVRDQLLDAGYSAEAMTTDLADPVSTRALAEHAASLGPVTRVILAGGVSPSQADIPTILRVDLYGFAVAMEEFGKVVAPGGSGVVISSQSGYRMPALTREQDALLATTSVDELLALPLLADGAVTSTLHAYQIAKRANGLRVRANAVTWGERGARINAISPGIVITPLARDELEGPRGSGYRKQLELSPAGRAGTPDEIAALAGFLMGPEAGYINGADVLADGGVTASWYYGPLSAGGAN
- the nucS gene encoding endonuclease NucS; the encoded protein is MRVVIASCSVDYSGRLDAHLPRATRLIMVKADGSVLVHSDGGSYKPLNWMSPPARLAEVAPDEEDAEAGVTARWEVTAAKTDDRLVIRLFEIISDASVDLGADPGLTKDGVEAHLQELLAEQVEVLGPGFRLVRREYPTPIGPVDLLVRDAAGAAFAVEVKRVGGIDGVEQLTRYLDMLDRDPLLTPVRGILAAQQIKPQARVLAEDRGIRCVVLDYDAMRGLDDPSSRLF
- a CDS encoding DNA glycosylase AlkZ-like family protein; the encoded protein is MPDARVVAAPREMSYLRILAQGLVPATTAPDVVEAVRRQLAMQGQQPSAVPHALIVRADGATSSGVDAAFAAGQLVRSWPMRGTVHITTAADHHWLRVALMHRTDAWTRQSEERLGIDDSVVGRAADAALALIGEEGPVTRARLIEAWQEIGLLDGGLNGGTSAAGSWHRRHLLVRLQREGILVQGPRRGNEHLVIDARSLPGADTGPGGGGGVAQGAAGHRAALAEIARRYATSHGPVRAADLARWTTLPLAQATRALEDAVEITNAAAHQTDLTAARVPLARACAEGGLRGSVRLLGAGESRPAREVLYLRADLPELLDNSRRAVGRTLFLPSFDELHVGYKDRLCLTDAAGERLICPAANGMFRPLLVDRGRVVAVRPVGEGLLWAEDARRSARLETAVERAVRRVERRLLG